Proteins co-encoded in one Gadus morhua chromosome 6, gadMor3.0, whole genome shotgun sequence genomic window:
- the dynll1 gene encoding dynein light chain 1, cytoplasmic gives MSDRKAVIKNADMSEEMQQDAVECATQALEKYNIEKDIAAYIKKEFDKKFNPTWHCIVGRNFGSYVTHETKHFIYFYLGQVAILLFKSG, from the exons ATGTCTGACAGAAAAGCAGTGATCAAAAATGCCGACATGTCTGAGGAGATGCAGCAGGACGCTGTTGAATGTGCCACCCAGGCCCTTGAGAAGTATAACATCGAGAAAGACATCGCTGCATACATAAAAAAG GAGTTCGACAAGAAGTTCAACCCCACTTGGCATTGCATTGTTGGCAGGAATTTTGGCAGCTACGTGACGCATgaaacaaagcattttatctacTTCTACTTGGGTCAGGTCGCAATACTCCTGTTCAAATCTGGTTGA